One genomic segment of Carassius auratus strain Wakin chromosome 29, ASM336829v1, whole genome shotgun sequence includes these proteins:
- the LOC113048091 gene encoding putative nuclease HARBI1, producing the protein MYSLCTHFILPKLSVSGFPNVIGCIDGTHIPIKAPSINEGDYVNRKSIHSINVQVICEATQIITNVEAKWPGSVHDARIFRESSLCQTFQQGQYNGYLLGDRGYPCLPYLMTPYPEPEPGPQTRFNLAHSRTRAKVEMTIGILKSRFQCLRGLRVSPERACDIIVACVVLHNIATIRGESHPPCIEEDGPEEHRQILEANRDGRLLRDRICQNYFY; encoded by the exons atgtattccttatgcacacacttcatacttccaaaactttctgtttcagggtttccaaatgtaattgggtgcattgatggcactcacattcctattaaagctccatcaataaatgagggagactaTGTTAATAGGAAATCTATTCATAGTATCAATGTGCag GTAATATGTGAGGCAACCCAAATCATCACCAATGTCGAGGCAAAATGGCCAGGATCTGTGCATGATGCCAGAATTTTCCGCGAGTCATCATTATGCCAGACATTTCAGCAGG GACAGTACAATGGTTACTTGCTGGGGGACAGAGGATACCCTTGTCTGCCCTATTTAATGACACCCTACCCTGAACCTGAGCCTGGACCACAGACACGGTTTAACCTGGCTCACAGCCGAACACGGGCCAAGGTGGAGATGACtatagggatcctcaaatctcggTTTCAGTGTCTGCGTGGGCTCCGGGTTAGTCCAGAGAGGGCATGCGACATTATTGTGGCTTGTGTTGTGCTTCACAATATTGCCACTATAAGAGGAGAGAGCCACCCTCCTTGTATTGAGGAAGATGGCCCAGAGGAACACCGACAGATTTTAGAGGCCAACAGAGACGGAAGACTTTTGAGAGACAGGATttgtcaaaattacttttattag